From the Girardinichthys multiradiatus isolate DD_20200921_A chromosome 22, DD_fGirMul_XY1, whole genome shotgun sequence genome, one window contains:
- the LOC124859153 gene encoding muscular LMNA-interacting protein isoform X2 produces MVIGVEEKDLWKGGGLYAAVSSWGVLCYPPFPLRSCAFIWVMAPQEVRRYPLSWLCWKKVSTGMPTKPAAFTFVPVLHKLPIKSILVKNERSATPKGKSDKSIAASQERTSRETMSEEDICEAEIVFIKDILERGEQNTVQLEANPQFSLSPDHKSLSRTKASPSVRALSENTPDHEATATVSMATVVDKCRDSPWRQRPNISGHSEHSLGYFANTVPVSEDRASTTNSPDLFPTPSSSRESIQSDGLDKERSWYAMQPSSVVSPASFSRTVSQCSSIRSGVFSPSVVQVRRHFLAPGSSLIHTPQTCFSSCDSLSSSTCPHTPTPRHRPPLTRLSLLTAILRKGRLPVLSSALQRPYTPCWPVNPVTLSVCKACSAASSVASIPLKFSSQFSSSTSVDSQNPVCRESSMFLSAPLMVESMKRHVKCPQTQVTSSKLRNKQVISPPLVNRKKLPETPLPLFPNLKLIYVPEHEIPATAATANSSISKLHELKPSVLLKDHTSNNLNKFMSPTSTSIKVPETSVPQKLTFQPNPSLTRLQMLSQQLRSPRVSPPHLQPSLPQITPSDTGSNLPHLQQTKKFGGCESQWNCPPPSDVDLRRSTSSQTFKKVHSLSPFCYTNIAISRGPSPAGTPTPTPSPAPPIRDLTSSPSSSLCSTPSSRPGSEMSDCSDVKDKKRKQAHRIKSSYKSLAAIPTNTILLDQQAIDEQVERKGDYYNTMDRPVTDTHSEMCSPAELRQKSEELYAVIDEILASSSPPTSKSSTTKERFQHNPSFSKSLGRETKYASLCSLHSSANKERKLTDTEKTKPGMIRPMTAIPRLTEEIEERFKSISLRKFFKQAIPDKKKMENIRLEGAQTDFFVGSKGKLVEAKTTAERRGLFSVCELHIKEPDEQLSPTGKEAGKSFGTTDRNIEVFQACM; encoded by the exons atggtcatcggtgtagaagagaaagacttgtggaaaggtgggggcttatatgcgGCAGTGTCATCGTGGGgtgtcctctgctacccccctttcccccttcggagttgtgcttttatttgggtaatggcgccacaggaagtccgccgttaccccctttcctggctgtgctggaagaag GTTTCAACAGGGATGCCCACTAAGCCTGCAGCTTTTACCTTCGTGCCTGTGTTGCACAAGCTACCAATTAAAAGCATTCTTGTCAAGAATGAGAGGTCTGCTACCCCAAAAGGAAAATCAGACAAG AGCATAGCTGCGTCCCAGGAGAGGACAAGCAGAGAGACCATGTCAGAGGAAGACATTTGCGAAGCAGAGATTGTCTTTATCAAGGACATTTTGGAGCGAGGAGAACAAAACACGGTCCAGCTTGAGGCAAACCCCCAA ttcagtcTTTCACCAGATCACAAGAGCCTCTCTCGCACCAAGGCGTCTCCTTCAGTCCGTGCCCTGTCTGAAAATACACCCGACCATGAGGCCACGGCGACAGTCTCTATGGCAACAGTTGTTGATAAATGCAGGGACAGTCCTTGGCGGCAGCGCCCCAATATCTCTGGACATTCTGAACATAGCTTGGGCTACTTTGCAAACACAGTCCCTGTGTCAGAAGATAGAGCAAGCACCACAAACTCTCCAGACCTCTTCCCCACTCCGTCTTCCTCCAGAGAGTCCATCCAGTCAGATGGCTTGGATAAGGAGCGGAGTTGGTACGCCATGCAGCCTTCCTCTGTGGTGTCTCCTGCCTCTTTTAGCAGAACTGTTTCTCAGTGCTCATCTATCCGCTCTGGAGTCTTCTCCCCTTCtgtggttcaggtcaggagacaCTTTCTTGCTCCCGGCTCTAGTCTGATTCACACCCCTCAGACCTGTTTTTCGTCCTGTGACAGCCTGTCCTCCTCCACGTGTCCTCACACCCCCACTCCCCGGCATCGACCCCCACTCACACGACTCTCTCTCCTCACTGCCATCCTTAGAAAAGGTCGTCTTCCTGTGCTGTCTTCTGCGCTGCAGAGGCCTTACACCCCCTGCTGGCCTGTTAACCCCGTGACTCTGTCTGTCTGCAAAGCATGTTCTGCTGCCTCCAGCGTGGCATCTATTCCCCTGAAGTTTTCCTctcagttttcctcatccacCTCTGTAGACAGTCAAAACCCTGTGTGCCGAGAGTCAAGCATGTTTCTCAGTGCTCCTCTGATGGTGGAGTCAATGAAACGTCATGTGAAATGTCCTCAAACACAGGTGACAAGCAGTAAACTTAGAAACAAACAGGTCATTTCACCTCCACTGGTGAATAGGAAGAAACTTCCTGAAACTCCCCTACCCTTGTTCCCAAATTTGAAATTAATTTATGTGCCAGAGCATGAAATCCCAGCCACAGCGGCTACAGCAAACAGCTCTATTTCCAAGCTGCATGAGCTGAAGCCCAGCGTGCTCCTCAAGGACCATACAAGTAATAACTTAAACAAATTCATGTCCCCAACCTCTACATCTATTAAGGTGCCTGAGACCTCTGTGCCCCAGAAATTGACTTTCCAACCAAATCCATCTCTCACTAGGCTCCAAATGCTATCTCAGCAGCTGAGATCTCCACGTGTCTCCCCTCCTCATCTGCAGCCCTCTCTGCCACAAATCACACCTTCGGACACAGGTTCCAATCTCCCTCATTTACAACAAACCAAAAAGTTTGGAGGATGCGAGTCACAGTGGAATTGCCCTCCTCCATCAGATGTGGATCTGAGAAGATCCACATCTTCTCAGACTTTTAAGAAAGTCCACAGCCTGTCTCCCTTTTGTTACACAAACATAGCTATTTCCAGAGGGCCATCGCCTGCCGGTACGCCCACACCTACACCCTCccctgctccaccaatcagagaCCTGACCTCATCTCCTTCCTCGTCTCTCTGCTCCACGCCCTCCTCAAGGCCGGGGAGTGAAATGTCAGACTGCAGTGACgtgaaggataaaaaaagaaag CAGGCGCACAGGATTAAGTCAAGCTACAAATCACTGGCTGCAATTCCCACAAACACAATTCTCTTGGATCAGCAA GCAATAGATGAACAGGTAGAGAGAAAAGGGGATTATTATAACACAATGGACAGACCTGTTACAGACACCCATTCAGAG ATGTGCTCCCCTGCTGAGCTCCGGCAAAAGTCAGAGGAACTTTATGCAGTTATTGATGAGATATTGGCAAGTTCCAGTCCCCCA ACCTCGAAGTCATCGACTACCAAAGAGCGTTTTCAG cacaACCCTTCATTTTCAAAATCCTTGGGGCGTGAAACCAAATAT GCATCGTTGTGCAGCTTGCACTCATCTGCCAATAAGGAGAGAAAACTGACAGACACTGAAAAG ACAAAACCTGGGATGATTCGCCCGATGACGGCAATTCCAAGACTGACAGAGGAGATTGAAGAACGGTTCAAATCAATTTCCTTGAGGAAATTTTTTAAGCAGGCCATACCTGACAAGAAAAAG
- the LOC124859153 gene encoding muscular LMNA-interacting protein isoform X3 has translation MPTKPAAFTFVPVLHKLPIKSILVKNERSATPKGKSDKSIAASQERTSRETMSEEDICEAEIVFIKDILERGEQNTVQLEANPQFSLSPDHKSLSRTKASPSVRALSENTPDHEATATVSMATVVDKCRDSPWRQRPNISGHSEHSLGYFANTVPVSEDRASTTNSPDLFPTPSSSRESIQSDGLDKERSWYAMQPSSVVSPASFSRTVSQCSSIRSGVFSPSVVQVRRHFLAPGSSLIHTPQTCFSSCDSLSSSTCPHTPTPRHRPPLTRLSLLTAILRKGRLPVLSSALQRPYTPCWPVNPVTLSVCKACSAASSVASIPLKFSSQFSSSTSVDSQNPVCRESSMFLSAPLMVESMKRHVKCPQTQVTSSKLRNKQVISPPLVNRKKLPETPLPLFPNLKLIYVPEHEIPATAATANSSISKLHELKPSVLLKDHTSNNLNKFMSPTSTSIKVPETSVPQKLTFQPNPSLTRLQMLSQQLRSPRVSPPHLQPSLPQITPSDTGSNLPHLQQTKKFGGCESQWNCPPPSDVDLRRSTSSQTFKKVHSLSPFCYTNIAISRGPSPAGTPTPTPSPAPPIRDLTSSPSSSLCSTPSSRPGSEMSDCSDVKDKKRKQAHRIKSSYKSLAAIPTNTILLDQQAIDEQVERKGDYYNTMDRPVTDTHSEMCSPAELRQKSEELYAVIDEILASSSPPKTSKSSTTKERFQHNPSFSKSLGRETKYASLCSLHSSANKERKLTDTEKTKPGMIRPMTAIPRLTEEIEERFKSISLRKFFKQAIPDKKKMENIRLEGAQTDFFVGSKGKLVEAKTTAERRGLFSVCELHIKEPDEQLSPTGKEAGKSFGTTDRNIEVFQACM, from the exons ATGCCCACTAAGCCTGCAGCTTTTACCTTCGTGCCTGTGTTGCACAAGCTACCAATTAAAAGCATTCTTGTCAAGAATGAGAGGTCTGCTACCCCAAAAGGAAAATCAGACAAG AGCATAGCTGCGTCCCAGGAGAGGACAAGCAGAGAGACCATGTCAGAGGAAGACATTTGCGAAGCAGAGATTGTCTTTATCAAGGACATTTTGGAGCGAGGAGAACAAAACACGGTCCAGCTTGAGGCAAACCCCCAA ttcagtcTTTCACCAGATCACAAGAGCCTCTCTCGCACCAAGGCGTCTCCTTCAGTCCGTGCCCTGTCTGAAAATACACCCGACCATGAGGCCACGGCGACAGTCTCTATGGCAACAGTTGTTGATAAATGCAGGGACAGTCCTTGGCGGCAGCGCCCCAATATCTCTGGACATTCTGAACATAGCTTGGGCTACTTTGCAAACACAGTCCCTGTGTCAGAAGATAGAGCAAGCACCACAAACTCTCCAGACCTCTTCCCCACTCCGTCTTCCTCCAGAGAGTCCATCCAGTCAGATGGCTTGGATAAGGAGCGGAGTTGGTACGCCATGCAGCCTTCCTCTGTGGTGTCTCCTGCCTCTTTTAGCAGAACTGTTTCTCAGTGCTCATCTATCCGCTCTGGAGTCTTCTCCCCTTCtgtggttcaggtcaggagacaCTTTCTTGCTCCCGGCTCTAGTCTGATTCACACCCCTCAGACCTGTTTTTCGTCCTGTGACAGCCTGTCCTCCTCCACGTGTCCTCACACCCCCACTCCCCGGCATCGACCCCCACTCACACGACTCTCTCTCCTCACTGCCATCCTTAGAAAAGGTCGTCTTCCTGTGCTGTCTTCTGCGCTGCAGAGGCCTTACACCCCCTGCTGGCCTGTTAACCCCGTGACTCTGTCTGTCTGCAAAGCATGTTCTGCTGCCTCCAGCGTGGCATCTATTCCCCTGAAGTTTTCCTctcagttttcctcatccacCTCTGTAGACAGTCAAAACCCTGTGTGCCGAGAGTCAAGCATGTTTCTCAGTGCTCCTCTGATGGTGGAGTCAATGAAACGTCATGTGAAATGTCCTCAAACACAGGTGACAAGCAGTAAACTTAGAAACAAACAGGTCATTTCACCTCCACTGGTGAATAGGAAGAAACTTCCTGAAACTCCCCTACCCTTGTTCCCAAATTTGAAATTAATTTATGTGCCAGAGCATGAAATCCCAGCCACAGCGGCTACAGCAAACAGCTCTATTTCCAAGCTGCATGAGCTGAAGCCCAGCGTGCTCCTCAAGGACCATACAAGTAATAACTTAAACAAATTCATGTCCCCAACCTCTACATCTATTAAGGTGCCTGAGACCTCTGTGCCCCAGAAATTGACTTTCCAACCAAATCCATCTCTCACTAGGCTCCAAATGCTATCTCAGCAGCTGAGATCTCCACGTGTCTCCCCTCCTCATCTGCAGCCCTCTCTGCCACAAATCACACCTTCGGACACAGGTTCCAATCTCCCTCATTTACAACAAACCAAAAAGTTTGGAGGATGCGAGTCACAGTGGAATTGCCCTCCTCCATCAGATGTGGATCTGAGAAGATCCACATCTTCTCAGACTTTTAAGAAAGTCCACAGCCTGTCTCCCTTTTGTTACACAAACATAGCTATTTCCAGAGGGCCATCGCCTGCCGGTACGCCCACACCTACACCCTCccctgctccaccaatcagagaCCTGACCTCATCTCCTTCCTCGTCTCTCTGCTCCACGCCCTCCTCAAGGCCGGGGAGTGAAATGTCAGACTGCAGTGACgtgaaggataaaaaaagaaag CAGGCGCACAGGATTAAGTCAAGCTACAAATCACTGGCTGCAATTCCCACAAACACAATTCTCTTGGATCAGCAA GCAATAGATGAACAGGTAGAGAGAAAAGGGGATTATTATAACACAATGGACAGACCTGTTACAGACACCCATTCAGAG ATGTGCTCCCCTGCTGAGCTCCGGCAAAAGTCAGAGGAACTTTATGCAGTTATTGATGAGATATTGGCAAGTTCCAGTCCCCCA AAGACCTCGAAGTCATCGACTACCAAAGAGCGTTTTCAG cacaACCCTTCATTTTCAAAATCCTTGGGGCGTGAAACCAAATAT GCATCGTTGTGCAGCTTGCACTCATCTGCCAATAAGGAGAGAAAACTGACAGACACTGAAAAG ACAAAACCTGGGATGATTCGCCCGATGACGGCAATTCCAAGACTGACAGAGGAGATTGAAGAACGGTTCAAATCAATTTCCTTGAGGAAATTTTTTAAGCAGGCCATACCTGACAAGAAAAAG
- the LOC124859153 gene encoding muscular LMNA-interacting protein isoform X1: protein MVIGVEEKDLWKGGGLYAAVSSWGVLCYPPFPLRSCAFIWVMAPQEVRRYPLSWLCWKKVSTGMPTKPAAFTFVPVLHKLPIKSILVKNERSATPKGKSDKSIAASQERTSRETMSEEDICEAEIVFIKDILERGEQNTVQLEANPQFSLSPDHKSLSRTKASPSVRALSENTPDHEATATVSMATVVDKCRDSPWRQRPNISGHSEHSLGYFANTVPVSEDRASTTNSPDLFPTPSSSRESIQSDGLDKERSWYAMQPSSVVSPASFSRTVSQCSSIRSGVFSPSVVQVRRHFLAPGSSLIHTPQTCFSSCDSLSSSTCPHTPTPRHRPPLTRLSLLTAILRKGRLPVLSSALQRPYTPCWPVNPVTLSVCKACSAASSVASIPLKFSSQFSSSTSVDSQNPVCRESSMFLSAPLMVESMKRHVKCPQTQVTSSKLRNKQVISPPLVNRKKLPETPLPLFPNLKLIYVPEHEIPATAATANSSISKLHELKPSVLLKDHTSNNLNKFMSPTSTSIKVPETSVPQKLTFQPNPSLTRLQMLSQQLRSPRVSPPHLQPSLPQITPSDTGSNLPHLQQTKKFGGCESQWNCPPPSDVDLRRSTSSQTFKKVHSLSPFCYTNIAISRGPSPAGTPTPTPSPAPPIRDLTSSPSSSLCSTPSSRPGSEMSDCSDVKDKKRKQAHRIKSSYKSLAAIPTNTILLDQQAIDEQVERKGDYYNTMDRPVTDTHSEMCSPAELRQKSEELYAVIDEILASSSPPKTSKSSTTKERFQHNPSFSKSLGRETKYASLCSLHSSANKERKLTDTEKTKPGMIRPMTAIPRLTEEIEERFKSISLRKFFKQAIPDKKKMENIRLEGAQTDFFVGSKGKLVEAKTTAERRGLFSVCELHIKEPDEQLSPTGKEAGKSFGTTDRNIEVFQACM from the exons atggtcatcggtgtagaagagaaagacttgtggaaaggtgggggcttatatgcgGCAGTGTCATCGTGGGgtgtcctctgctacccccctttcccccttcggagttgtgcttttatttgggtaatggcgccacaggaagtccgccgttaccccctttcctggctgtgctggaagaag GTTTCAACAGGGATGCCCACTAAGCCTGCAGCTTTTACCTTCGTGCCTGTGTTGCACAAGCTACCAATTAAAAGCATTCTTGTCAAGAATGAGAGGTCTGCTACCCCAAAAGGAAAATCAGACAAG AGCATAGCTGCGTCCCAGGAGAGGACAAGCAGAGAGACCATGTCAGAGGAAGACATTTGCGAAGCAGAGATTGTCTTTATCAAGGACATTTTGGAGCGAGGAGAACAAAACACGGTCCAGCTTGAGGCAAACCCCCAA ttcagtcTTTCACCAGATCACAAGAGCCTCTCTCGCACCAAGGCGTCTCCTTCAGTCCGTGCCCTGTCTGAAAATACACCCGACCATGAGGCCACGGCGACAGTCTCTATGGCAACAGTTGTTGATAAATGCAGGGACAGTCCTTGGCGGCAGCGCCCCAATATCTCTGGACATTCTGAACATAGCTTGGGCTACTTTGCAAACACAGTCCCTGTGTCAGAAGATAGAGCAAGCACCACAAACTCTCCAGACCTCTTCCCCACTCCGTCTTCCTCCAGAGAGTCCATCCAGTCAGATGGCTTGGATAAGGAGCGGAGTTGGTACGCCATGCAGCCTTCCTCTGTGGTGTCTCCTGCCTCTTTTAGCAGAACTGTTTCTCAGTGCTCATCTATCCGCTCTGGAGTCTTCTCCCCTTCtgtggttcaggtcaggagacaCTTTCTTGCTCCCGGCTCTAGTCTGATTCACACCCCTCAGACCTGTTTTTCGTCCTGTGACAGCCTGTCCTCCTCCACGTGTCCTCACACCCCCACTCCCCGGCATCGACCCCCACTCACACGACTCTCTCTCCTCACTGCCATCCTTAGAAAAGGTCGTCTTCCTGTGCTGTCTTCTGCGCTGCAGAGGCCTTACACCCCCTGCTGGCCTGTTAACCCCGTGACTCTGTCTGTCTGCAAAGCATGTTCTGCTGCCTCCAGCGTGGCATCTATTCCCCTGAAGTTTTCCTctcagttttcctcatccacCTCTGTAGACAGTCAAAACCCTGTGTGCCGAGAGTCAAGCATGTTTCTCAGTGCTCCTCTGATGGTGGAGTCAATGAAACGTCATGTGAAATGTCCTCAAACACAGGTGACAAGCAGTAAACTTAGAAACAAACAGGTCATTTCACCTCCACTGGTGAATAGGAAGAAACTTCCTGAAACTCCCCTACCCTTGTTCCCAAATTTGAAATTAATTTATGTGCCAGAGCATGAAATCCCAGCCACAGCGGCTACAGCAAACAGCTCTATTTCCAAGCTGCATGAGCTGAAGCCCAGCGTGCTCCTCAAGGACCATACAAGTAATAACTTAAACAAATTCATGTCCCCAACCTCTACATCTATTAAGGTGCCTGAGACCTCTGTGCCCCAGAAATTGACTTTCCAACCAAATCCATCTCTCACTAGGCTCCAAATGCTATCTCAGCAGCTGAGATCTCCACGTGTCTCCCCTCCTCATCTGCAGCCCTCTCTGCCACAAATCACACCTTCGGACACAGGTTCCAATCTCCCTCATTTACAACAAACCAAAAAGTTTGGAGGATGCGAGTCACAGTGGAATTGCCCTCCTCCATCAGATGTGGATCTGAGAAGATCCACATCTTCTCAGACTTTTAAGAAAGTCCACAGCCTGTCTCCCTTTTGTTACACAAACATAGCTATTTCCAGAGGGCCATCGCCTGCCGGTACGCCCACACCTACACCCTCccctgctccaccaatcagagaCCTGACCTCATCTCCTTCCTCGTCTCTCTGCTCCACGCCCTCCTCAAGGCCGGGGAGTGAAATGTCAGACTGCAGTGACgtgaaggataaaaaaagaaag CAGGCGCACAGGATTAAGTCAAGCTACAAATCACTGGCTGCAATTCCCACAAACACAATTCTCTTGGATCAGCAA GCAATAGATGAACAGGTAGAGAGAAAAGGGGATTATTATAACACAATGGACAGACCTGTTACAGACACCCATTCAGAG ATGTGCTCCCCTGCTGAGCTCCGGCAAAAGTCAGAGGAACTTTATGCAGTTATTGATGAGATATTGGCAAGTTCCAGTCCCCCA AAGACCTCGAAGTCATCGACTACCAAAGAGCGTTTTCAG cacaACCCTTCATTTTCAAAATCCTTGGGGCGTGAAACCAAATAT GCATCGTTGTGCAGCTTGCACTCATCTGCCAATAAGGAGAGAAAACTGACAGACACTGAAAAG ACAAAACCTGGGATGATTCGCCCGATGACGGCAATTCCAAGACTGACAGAGGAGATTGAAGAACGGTTCAAATCAATTTCCTTGAGGAAATTTTTTAAGCAGGCCATACCTGACAAGAAAAAG
- the LOC124859153 gene encoding muscular LMNA-interacting protein isoform X4 — protein sequence MSEEDICEAEIVFIKDILERGEQNTVQLEANPQFSLSPDHKSLSRTKASPSVRALSENTPDHEATATVSMATVVDKCRDSPWRQRPNISGHSEHSLGYFANTVPVSEDRASTTNSPDLFPTPSSSRESIQSDGLDKERSWYAMQPSSVVSPASFSRTVSQCSSIRSGVFSPSVVQVRRHFLAPGSSLIHTPQTCFSSCDSLSSSTCPHTPTPRHRPPLTRLSLLTAILRKGRLPVLSSALQRPYTPCWPVNPVTLSVCKACSAASSVASIPLKFSSQFSSSTSVDSQNPVCRESSMFLSAPLMVESMKRHVKCPQTQVTSSKLRNKQVISPPLVNRKKLPETPLPLFPNLKLIYVPEHEIPATAATANSSISKLHELKPSVLLKDHTSNNLNKFMSPTSTSIKVPETSVPQKLTFQPNPSLTRLQMLSQQLRSPRVSPPHLQPSLPQITPSDTGSNLPHLQQTKKFGGCESQWNCPPPSDVDLRRSTSSQTFKKVHSLSPFCYTNIAISRGPSPAGTPTPTPSPAPPIRDLTSSPSSSLCSTPSSRPGSEMSDCSDVKDKKRKQAHRIKSSYKSLAAIPTNTILLDQQAIDEQVERKGDYYNTMDRPVTDTHSEMCSPAELRQKSEELYAVIDEILASSSPPKTSKSSTTKERFQHNPSFSKSLGRETKYASLCSLHSSANKERKLTDTEKTKPGMIRPMTAIPRLTEEIEERFKSISLRKFFKQAIPDKKKMENIRLEGAQTDFFVGSKGKLVEAKTTAERRGLFSVCELHIKEPDEQLSPTGKEAGKSFGTTDRNIEVFQACM from the exons ATGTCAGAGGAAGACATTTGCGAAGCAGAGATTGTCTTTATCAAGGACATTTTGGAGCGAGGAGAACAAAACACGGTCCAGCTTGAGGCAAACCCCCAA ttcagtcTTTCACCAGATCACAAGAGCCTCTCTCGCACCAAGGCGTCTCCTTCAGTCCGTGCCCTGTCTGAAAATACACCCGACCATGAGGCCACGGCGACAGTCTCTATGGCAACAGTTGTTGATAAATGCAGGGACAGTCCTTGGCGGCAGCGCCCCAATATCTCTGGACATTCTGAACATAGCTTGGGCTACTTTGCAAACACAGTCCCTGTGTCAGAAGATAGAGCAAGCACCACAAACTCTCCAGACCTCTTCCCCACTCCGTCTTCCTCCAGAGAGTCCATCCAGTCAGATGGCTTGGATAAGGAGCGGAGTTGGTACGCCATGCAGCCTTCCTCTGTGGTGTCTCCTGCCTCTTTTAGCAGAACTGTTTCTCAGTGCTCATCTATCCGCTCTGGAGTCTTCTCCCCTTCtgtggttcaggtcaggagacaCTTTCTTGCTCCCGGCTCTAGTCTGATTCACACCCCTCAGACCTGTTTTTCGTCCTGTGACAGCCTGTCCTCCTCCACGTGTCCTCACACCCCCACTCCCCGGCATCGACCCCCACTCACACGACTCTCTCTCCTCACTGCCATCCTTAGAAAAGGTCGTCTTCCTGTGCTGTCTTCTGCGCTGCAGAGGCCTTACACCCCCTGCTGGCCTGTTAACCCCGTGACTCTGTCTGTCTGCAAAGCATGTTCTGCTGCCTCCAGCGTGGCATCTATTCCCCTGAAGTTTTCCTctcagttttcctcatccacCTCTGTAGACAGTCAAAACCCTGTGTGCCGAGAGTCAAGCATGTTTCTCAGTGCTCCTCTGATGGTGGAGTCAATGAAACGTCATGTGAAATGTCCTCAAACACAGGTGACAAGCAGTAAACTTAGAAACAAACAGGTCATTTCACCTCCACTGGTGAATAGGAAGAAACTTCCTGAAACTCCCCTACCCTTGTTCCCAAATTTGAAATTAATTTATGTGCCAGAGCATGAAATCCCAGCCACAGCGGCTACAGCAAACAGCTCTATTTCCAAGCTGCATGAGCTGAAGCCCAGCGTGCTCCTCAAGGACCATACAAGTAATAACTTAAACAAATTCATGTCCCCAACCTCTACATCTATTAAGGTGCCTGAGACCTCTGTGCCCCAGAAATTGACTTTCCAACCAAATCCATCTCTCACTAGGCTCCAAATGCTATCTCAGCAGCTGAGATCTCCACGTGTCTCCCCTCCTCATCTGCAGCCCTCTCTGCCACAAATCACACCTTCGGACACAGGTTCCAATCTCCCTCATTTACAACAAACCAAAAAGTTTGGAGGATGCGAGTCACAGTGGAATTGCCCTCCTCCATCAGATGTGGATCTGAGAAGATCCACATCTTCTCAGACTTTTAAGAAAGTCCACAGCCTGTCTCCCTTTTGTTACACAAACATAGCTATTTCCAGAGGGCCATCGCCTGCCGGTACGCCCACACCTACACCCTCccctgctccaccaatcagagaCCTGACCTCATCTCCTTCCTCGTCTCTCTGCTCCACGCCCTCCTCAAGGCCGGGGAGTGAAATGTCAGACTGCAGTGACgtgaaggataaaaaaagaaag CAGGCGCACAGGATTAAGTCAAGCTACAAATCACTGGCTGCAATTCCCACAAACACAATTCTCTTGGATCAGCAA GCAATAGATGAACAGGTAGAGAGAAAAGGGGATTATTATAACACAATGGACAGACCTGTTACAGACACCCATTCAGAG ATGTGCTCCCCTGCTGAGCTCCGGCAAAAGTCAGAGGAACTTTATGCAGTTATTGATGAGATATTGGCAAGTTCCAGTCCCCCA AAGACCTCGAAGTCATCGACTACCAAAGAGCGTTTTCAG cacaACCCTTCATTTTCAAAATCCTTGGGGCGTGAAACCAAATAT GCATCGTTGTGCAGCTTGCACTCATCTGCCAATAAGGAGAGAAAACTGACAGACACTGAAAAG ACAAAACCTGGGATGATTCGCCCGATGACGGCAATTCCAAGACTGACAGAGGAGATTGAAGAACGGTTCAAATCAATTTCCTTGAGGAAATTTTTTAAGCAGGCCATACCTGACAAGAAAAAG